Proteins from one Prosthecobacter sp. genomic window:
- a CDS encoding amidohydrolase family protein: MIIDCHNHIGADMLFYLHGDFPYAQQLVDMTQVGGSLGITHWIVFPFVSYAAMDVTKFRSGGIGFGNGLETVPYAFENRRMLEECYRLFPEEGRKTLPFVMVDPMRHTDAQAAELVKLRAEYRIHGIKIQSTIIQADIKRLAHEGQVFLDLAREWDAPFIIHSSVAKDDLWAQAHDILDLAEANPDIRFCAAHSCRFDKECLDRVQALPNAWFDNSAHCIHCEGAVGDMPYIAPKSRRFDSAYSDPARVIADLAAAYPHKFMWGSDSPFYSYAAAISGEVVKLISTYEREVIALKAAGEEVVRRIAATNTLNYLKLPDESILS; the protein is encoded by the coding sequence ATGATCATCGACTGCCACAATCACATCGGAGCGGACATGCTCTTCTACCTGCACGGCGATTTTCCGTATGCGCAGCAGCTCGTGGACATGACGCAGGTCGGTGGCTCGCTCGGCATCACTCACTGGATCGTCTTTCCCTTCGTCTCGTATGCGGCGATGGACGTGACCAAGTTCCGCAGTGGCGGGATCGGCTTCGGCAATGGCCTGGAAACCGTGCCTTACGCCTTCGAGAACCGCCGTATGTTGGAGGAGTGCTATCGACTCTTTCCTGAAGAAGGCCGCAAGACGCTTCCGTTTGTCATGGTGGACCCTATGCGCCACACCGACGCGCAAGCCGCTGAGCTTGTGAAACTGCGCGCTGAATACCGCATCCACGGCATCAAGATTCAAAGCACGATCATCCAGGCTGACATCAAGCGCCTCGCGCATGAAGGCCAAGTTTTCCTCGATCTCGCCCGCGAATGGGACGCGCCCTTCATCATCCACAGCAGCGTCGCAAAGGATGATTTATGGGCCCAGGCGCACGACATCCTCGACCTCGCCGAAGCCAACCCCGACATCCGCTTCTGCGCTGCGCACTCTTGCCGCTTTGACAAGGAATGTCTCGACCGCGTGCAGGCGTTGCCGAATGCTTGGTTCGACAACTCCGCCCACTGCATCCACTGCGAAGGCGCGGTGGGTGATATGCCCTACATCGCCCCTAAAAGCCGCCGTTTTGACAGCGCCTATAGTGATCCCGCGCGTGTCATCGCTGATCTCGCTGCCGCGTATCCGCACAAGTTCATGTGGGGCAGCGATTCGCCCTTCTACAGCTATGCGGCGGCCATCAGCGGCGAAGTCGTGAAGCTCATCAGCACCTATGAGCGCGAGGTTATCGCCCTCAAAGCCGCAGGTGAGGAAGTCGTCCGCCGCATCGCCGCCACGAACACTCTGAACTACCTCAAGCTCCCTGATGAAAGCATTCTCTCTTGA
- a CDS encoding SDR family oxidoreductase, giving the protein MKAFSLEGHAALVSGSSQGIGAAIADGLAECGATVVRHGLQNDPRWASYVPCDLSVPSAPAQLIEQAFSLQPSLDLLVCNAGSFFDTPFLDMTEAEWEKTMSLNLRATFFLAQAFAKKRVALGGGGSIVIVSSTNGFQAEADSVTYDTSKGGLVMMTKSLAASLAPHGIRVNGIAPGLIRTPLTQTWMEPRAQDLLKNYEKKILLGHVGQPQDCAGAAAFLCSPAASYITGEIIVIDGGLTTAQIGRL; this is encoded by the coding sequence ATGAAAGCATTCTCTCTTGAAGGACATGCCGCGCTCGTCAGCGGCTCATCCCAGGGCATTGGAGCAGCCATCGCCGATGGTCTGGCGGAGTGCGGTGCCACTGTCGTGAGGCATGGCCTGCAAAACGACCCCAGATGGGCCTCATACGTCCCATGTGACCTATCCGTACCATCCGCGCCAGCACAGCTCATTGAGCAGGCCTTCTCCCTCCAGCCATCGCTCGACCTCCTCGTCTGCAATGCCGGCAGCTTCTTCGACACGCCCTTTCTCGACATGACAGAGGCCGAGTGGGAGAAAACGATGTCGCTGAACCTCCGCGCCACTTTCTTTCTCGCGCAGGCTTTCGCGAAGAAGCGCGTCGCGCTCGGTGGTGGTGGCAGCATCGTCATCGTCTCCTCCACGAACGGCTTTCAGGCCGAAGCCGATAGCGTCACGTATGACACGAGCAAAGGTGGCCTGGTCATGATGACAAAGTCGCTCGCGGCCTCGCTCGCGCCGCATGGCATTCGCGTGAATGGCATCGCGCCGGGCCTCATCCGCACGCCCTTGACGCAGACGTGGATGGAGCCACGCGCACAGGACCTGCTGAAGAACTACGAGAAGAAAATCCTGCTCGGCCATGTCGGCCAACCGCAGGATTGCGCGGGTGCGGCCGCCTTCCTGTGCTCGCCTGCCGCCAGTTACATCACTGGGGAGATCATCGTCATCGACGGCGGCCTCACCACCGCTCAGATCGGTCGTCTTTAA
- a CDS encoding malonate decarboxylase subunit alpha: MRAAALQVSADEAIAAIPSGATVAVGGFVGAGHPEMLTSALERRFLQTGTPNDLTLYYCAGQGDRGERGLNHLAHKGLIKRVIGGHWNLAPKLGALALANEIEAYNFPQGVLSVLLREIAAKRPGLITQVGLNTFIDAAQSGGRMNARTTQPLVERIELDGQTWLRYKPVPIHVGLIRATTADARGNLSMEREGLIGEVLPIAQAAKNHGGIVIAQVEKVVDSFADPKSVRVPGILVDYIVVSDGAQHDQTFGVTFDESLVTSRSDGFTLPTMGFSERKIIGQRALKEIRAGDIVNLGIGLPESVAMVAAETGRLKEFTLTVESGPTGGVPASGLSFGCSHFPEAIIDQPSQFDFYDGGGIDIAVLGAVEVDAEGSVNVTSFAGRFAGVGGFVNIAQSARRLVFCLTLRAGELEVAVKDGQLEIAKEGRHPKFVRSIQHVCFHGPTALQRGQEVFYVTERAVFALTPQGLQLTELAPGVDLQTQVLDQMEFTPIIASTTAMPPDCFATHP, translated from the coding sequence ATGAGGGCCGCAGCGCTTCAAGTGAGCGCGGATGAAGCCATCGCCGCCATCCCCAGCGGCGCGACGGTTGCCGTGGGTGGATTTGTCGGCGCGGGCCATCCCGAGATGCTCACGTCGGCCTTGGAACGTCGGTTTTTGCAAACTGGCACGCCAAACGATCTCACGCTCTACTACTGCGCGGGGCAGGGAGACCGTGGTGAACGAGGCTTGAATCATCTGGCGCATAAAGGGCTGATCAAACGCGTCATCGGCGGGCATTGGAACCTCGCGCCAAAGCTCGGTGCGCTGGCGCTCGCGAACGAGATCGAGGCCTACAACTTCCCGCAGGGCGTGCTCAGTGTGCTGCTGCGCGAGATCGCGGCCAAGCGTCCCGGACTCATCACGCAGGTGGGTTTGAACACGTTCATTGATGCCGCGCAAAGCGGTGGCCGCATGAACGCGCGGACCACGCAGCCGCTGGTGGAGCGCATCGAACTGGATGGGCAAACTTGGCTGCGCTACAAGCCCGTGCCCATCCACGTCGGCCTCATCCGCGCGACCACCGCCGATGCGCGTGGCAACCTGAGCATGGAGCGCGAAGGTTTGATCGGTGAGGTGCTGCCTATCGCACAAGCGGCGAAGAATCACGGCGGCATCGTCATCGCGCAGGTGGAGAAGGTAGTGGATTCATTTGCTGATCCTAAGTCCGTGCGCGTGCCCGGCATCCTGGTGGATTACATCGTCGTCAGCGATGGCGCACAGCATGATCAGACCTTTGGCGTCACGTTTGACGAGTCCTTGGTCACTTCGCGCAGCGATGGCTTCACCTTGCCGACGATGGGCTTCTCCGAGCGCAAGATCATCGGTCAGCGTGCACTGAAGGAGATTCGCGCAGGCGACATCGTGAACCTGGGGATCGGCCTGCCCGAAAGTGTGGCCATGGTCGCGGCAGAGACTGGGCGCTTGAAGGAATTCACGCTCACGGTCGAGAGCGGTCCCACCGGCGGCGTGCCTGCATCCGGCTTGAGCTTTGGATGCAGCCACTTCCCCGAGGCGATCATTGATCAGCCCTCGCAGTTCGACTTCTACGACGGCGGCGGCATCGACATCGCGGTGCTCGGCGCGGTGGAGGTGGATGCGGAAGGCAGCGTGAACGTCACCAGTTTCGCCGGACGCTTCGCCGGTGTCGGCGGCTTTGTGAACATTGCCCAAAGCGCCAGGCGGCTCGTGTTTTGCCTCACTCTGCGTGCTGGTGAGCTGGAGGTCGCGGTTAAAGATGGTCAGCTCGAGATTGCTAAAGAAGGCCGCCATCCCAAGTTCGTGCGCAGCATCCAGCACGTCTGCTTCCATGGCCCCACGGCGCTGCAGCGCGGGCAGGAGGTCTTCTATGTCACGGAGCGCGCCGTCTTTGCCCTCACCCCGCAAGGTCTGCAACTCACCGAGCTGGCCCCCGGTGTGGACTTGCAAACGCAGGTGCTCGACCAGATGGAATTCACGCCAATCATCGCCTCGACGACAGCGATGCCCCCAGACTGTTTCGCCACGCACCCATGA
- a CDS encoding fructose-bisphosphatase class II family protein, which produces MSDSSTINDDTERTLEFEFVRATENAALNAMTWLGKGDKNGADAAACDAIYGIFDRMDCCASVMIGEGIKDAAPGIFLGEKLGRWTSGSPHFDIALDPVDGTTNIAHGLPNSISVIAASITGDGQSHAMCHLPSFYTEKLAWGPEVVCWLEKAGLSIALDDPLRLTLNRVATALDKPLGKLVVCTLNRPRNQHIIVNLRECGVGVRLITDGDITAALAPSMPDSGIDLYVGIGGATEAVLTAAALKTLGGDMLVRMWPRDEAELASLLETHSHEEIYAVRQTNDLVSGSSAVFCATGISDSPLLPGVKMTGNKAVTSSVLLRAHSRTVRYMRTVHDMGHKFMPLRSTGPGS; this is translated from the coding sequence ATGAGCGATTCATCAACGATCAACGACGATACCGAACGCACACTGGAGTTCGAGTTTGTGCGCGCCACAGAGAATGCCGCCCTCAATGCCATGACTTGGCTTGGCAAAGGAGACAAAAATGGCGCTGACGCGGCGGCCTGCGATGCCATCTACGGCATCTTTGACCGCATGGACTGCTGCGCCTCCGTGATGATCGGCGAGGGAATCAAGGATGCAGCCCCCGGCATTTTCCTCGGCGAAAAACTCGGCAGGTGGACCTCCGGCAGTCCGCATTTCGACATCGCCCTGGACCCGGTTGATGGCACCACCAACATCGCGCATGGGCTGCCAAACTCGATCTCCGTCATCGCCGCCAGCATTACCGGAGACGGTCAGAGCCATGCCATGTGCCACCTGCCTTCCTTTTACACAGAGAAACTGGCCTGGGGACCAGAGGTGGTGTGCTGGCTGGAGAAAGCCGGCCTCAGCATCGCTCTCGACGATCCTTTGCGCCTGACGCTCAACCGCGTGGCCACCGCTCTGGACAAACCGTTGGGCAAGCTCGTCGTTTGCACTCTCAACCGTCCACGCAATCAGCACATCATCGTGAATCTGCGTGAATGTGGCGTGGGCGTGCGTCTCATTACCGATGGTGACATCACCGCCGCTCTCGCACCGTCGATGCCGGATTCCGGCATTGATCTTTACGTCGGCATCGGTGGTGCCACCGAGGCCGTGCTTACCGCCGCAGCGCTCAAGACACTTGGCGGCGACATGTTGGTGCGAATGTGGCCGCGAGATGAAGCAGAACTGGCCTCGCTGCTCGAAACTCACTCGCATGAGGAGATCTATGCCGTTCGGCAAACGAACGATCTTGTCAGCGGCAGCAGCGCCGTTTTTTGCGCTACCGGCATCAGCGACAGCCCGCTGCTGCCCGGCGTGAAAATGACGGGTAACAAGGCCGTCACATCCTCCGTCCTTCTGCGCGCCCACAGCCGCACCGTCCGCTATATGCGCACCGTACATGACATGGGCCACAAGTTCATGCCGCTGAGAAGCACGGGTCCGGGCTCATGA
- a CDS encoding acetyl-CoA C-acyltransferase, translating to MIYSTPVYIAAARRSPIGRLGGGLRSLSAADLALPVAQAIVPEALKPAISQVILGQVLTAGSGMNVARQLGLRLGLPQSVPAFVTSMVCGSGMKAVALAADAIASGEATLVLTGGVESMSRAPHYATDLRSGCKLGDSTLVDAILADGLTDPVLKLGMGETAERIADTCGITRAEQDAFALLSQQRAAASRDAFQREIVPIEAREGIVQHDEHPRADTTLEKLAKLKPSFRKDGSVTAGNASGVNDGAALLVLASASAIQEHCLQSRARIIASTAVGCDPATMGLGPVHAIRRLCEETGWKLDEVDAIEINEAFAAQALACAQQLGLDPNKLNQRGGAIALGHPIGASGARVLVTLLHLMEDLNLHRGIASLCIGGGMGIAMAIER from the coding sequence ATGATCTACTCCACACCTGTTTATATCGCCGCTGCACGACGTTCGCCGATTGGTCGGCTCGGCGGCGGCCTGCGCTCACTATCGGCGGCTGATCTCGCGCTTCCTGTCGCGCAAGCCATCGTGCCGGAGGCGCTGAAGCCTGCCATCAGCCAGGTCATCCTCGGCCAGGTGCTCACCGCTGGCTCAGGCATGAATGTGGCGCGTCAGCTCGGCCTGCGGCTCGGTTTGCCGCAGAGTGTGCCTGCGTTTGTCACGAGCATGGTCTGCGGCTCAGGCATGAAGGCCGTGGCGCTCGCTGCCGATGCCATCGCTTCCGGCGAAGCCACGCTCGTGCTCACCGGCGGCGTCGAATCCATGAGCCGAGCCCCGCATTACGCTACTGACCTGCGCAGCGGCTGCAAACTCGGCGACAGCACGCTCGTGGATGCCATCCTGGCCGATGGTCTGACCGATCCCGTGCTCAAACTCGGCATGGGCGAGACCGCTGAACGCATCGCTGACACCTGCGGCATCACCCGCGCTGAACAGGACGCTTTTGCCCTCCTCAGCCAGCAACGCGCCGCTGCCAGTCGCGATGCCTTTCAGCGCGAAATCGTGCCCATCGAAGCCCGCGAAGGCATCGTGCAGCACGACGAACATCCGCGTGCCGACACCACGCTGGAAAAGCTCGCCAAGCTCAAGCCTTCTTTCCGCAAAGACGGTAGCGTGACCGCAGGCAATGCCTCCGGCGTCAACGATGGTGCCGCGCTGCTCGTGCTGGCTTCCGCCTCCGCGATCCAAGAGCACTGCCTGCAATCACGCGCCCGTATCATCGCCAGCACCGCTGTCGGCTGCGATCCCGCCACCATGGGCCTCGGCCCCGTTCATGCCATCCGTCGTCTGTGCGAGGAAACCGGCTGGAAACTCGACGAAGTGGACGCCATCGAGATCAACGAAGCTTTCGCCGCCCAAGCCCTCGCCTGTGCCCAGCAGCTCGGCCTTGATCCGAATAAGCTGAATCAACGCGGCGGGGCCATCGCCCTCGGTCATCCCATCGGTGCCAGCGGTGCCCGCGTGCTCGTGACCTTGCTACACCTCATGGAAGACCTGAACCTCCATCGCGGCATCGCCAGCCTCTGCATCGGCGGCGGCATGGGCATCGCGATGGCGATAGAGCGTTAG
- a CDS encoding MFS transporter gives MPATSNAFSDAADARLPSRAWLIVGLLCVVACLNYLDRVMLTTMRDSVKSAIPMTDAQFGLLTSVFLWVYGLLSPFAGFLADRLSRTRVIIGSLFLWSLTTWVTSHCVTFDQLLITRAVMGLSEACYLPAALALIADYHRGSTRSLAVGIHNCGVSIGSGLGGMGGWLAERHGWSFAFSLFGIIGVVYSVLLVFGLRDAPRQSDASSTSASTEEKVSFLPALRSLFSQRSFIVLLAHWGLMGLAAWGIVGWMPTYLQQQFNLGQGEAGFAATGYLQISTVIGLIIGGAWADRWSRKHERGRLYVAILGMCIAAPAIFLTSNTETFGIAITGLVIFGFARACTDGNTMPILCMVSDSRYRATGFGVLNLFACGIGGLTIYAGGALRDANVNVRHMFEFSAVGLLVCAVLLSFIKPQSCKTNTPTLP, from the coding sequence ATGCCTGCTACATCCAATGCTTTTTCCGATGCAGCAGACGCACGCCTGCCTTCACGCGCCTGGCTCATCGTCGGCTTGCTCTGCGTGGTCGCCTGCCTGAACTACCTCGACCGTGTGATGCTCACGACGATGCGGGATTCCGTGAAGTCGGCGATTCCGATGACTGATGCGCAGTTCGGCCTGCTCACGTCGGTGTTTCTGTGGGTCTATGGCCTGTTGAGTCCTTTTGCGGGCTTCCTCGCGGACCGTTTGAGCCGGACCCGTGTCATCATCGGCAGCTTGTTTCTTTGGTCGCTCACGACCTGGGTCACAAGCCACTGCGTCACTTTTGATCAGTTGCTCATCACACGTGCCGTCATGGGGCTGAGCGAGGCCTGTTACCTGCCTGCGGCACTCGCTTTGATCGCAGACTATCACCGTGGATCGACACGTTCGCTGGCGGTCGGTATTCACAACTGCGGCGTCAGCATCGGTTCCGGTCTCGGCGGCATGGGCGGTTGGCTGGCGGAGCGCCATGGCTGGAGCTTTGCGTTCAGTTTGTTCGGCATCATCGGCGTTGTTTACTCCGTGCTGCTGGTCTTCGGCCTGCGCGATGCGCCACGTCAAAGCGATGCCTCGTCCACATCAGCGAGCACCGAGGAAAAAGTGAGCTTCCTGCCTGCGCTGCGCAGCCTGTTCAGCCAGCGCTCCTTCATCGTGTTGCTGGCGCATTGGGGACTCATGGGACTCGCCGCCTGGGGCATTGTGGGCTGGATGCCGACGTATTTGCAGCAGCAGTTCAATCTAGGCCAGGGCGAGGCCGGATTCGCGGCCACGGGTTATCTTCAAATCTCCACCGTCATCGGTTTGATCATCGGCGGAGCTTGGGCGGACCGTTGGAGCCGCAAGCATGAGCGCGGGCGTCTTTACGTCGCGATCCTCGGCATGTGCATCGCCGCACCTGCCATCTTCCTGACGTCGAACACGGAAACCTTTGGCATCGCCATCACAGGACTGGTGATCTTCGGCTTCGCCCGTGCCTGCACGGATGGCAACACCATGCCGATCCTCTGCATGGTCTCTGATTCACGCTACCGCGCCACCGGCTTCGGCGTGCTGAATCTCTTCGCCTGCGGCATCGGCGGCCTCACGATCTATGCCGGTGGTGCGTTGCGCGATGCCAACGTGAACGTGCGCCACATGTTCGAGTTCTCCGCCGTCGGTCTGCTCGTCTGCGCCGTGCTGCTTTCCTTCATCAAACCCCAATCATGCAAAACCAACACGCCAACACTCCCCTGA
- a CDS encoding kelch repeat-containing protein, with the protein MQNQHANTPLILGLVSSLTMAHAATWEKLPPLPEPAAGFVAGCVNGKIIVAGGTNWSDGTKRWLDTVWLFDPATNQWTLGPKLPHSVAYAAFASDGTRLYFAGGADGKQGRKEIYALDDQFKLTRLGDLPQPVVYGAGALRDGQLHVFGGTPDPDDWSKGSNSLYAIHLTTGSTSTLAALKELPNPIGIPAVTAIDNHLYSFTGAWIDASQQAHNATAAFQHEIASDAWKKLAEYHEAIRGVFSVPLDEYRIYLAGGYSSVTAGFVAKAWIYDLRTHQYNASTPMPLAVNTTFVRCGEFIHLLGGEDQMKHRSDTCWRIRASDLLAEKP; encoded by the coding sequence ATGCAAAACCAACACGCCAACACTCCCCTGATTCTCGGCCTCGTGAGCAGTCTCACCATGGCGCACGCCGCCACCTGGGAAAAGCTGCCGCCGCTGCCCGAACCCGCCGCTGGCTTCGTCGCCGGATGTGTGAATGGCAAGATCATCGTCGCAGGCGGCACGAATTGGAGCGATGGCACGAAGCGCTGGCTCGACACCGTGTGGCTCTTTGATCCCGCGACGAATCAATGGACCCTCGGCCCCAAGCTGCCGCACTCCGTCGCCTACGCCGCTTTTGCCAGCGATGGCACACGTCTTTACTTCGCTGGTGGAGCCGATGGCAAACAAGGGCGCAAAGAGATCTATGCGCTTGATGACCAGTTCAAACTCACTCGCCTTGGCGATCTCCCGCAGCCTGTCGTGTATGGCGCTGGTGCTCTGCGGGATGGTCAGTTGCATGTCTTTGGCGGCACACCTGATCCCGACGACTGGAGCAAGGGAAGTAACAGCCTCTACGCCATCCATTTGACCACTGGCAGCACCTCCACACTCGCCGCGCTTAAAGAACTGCCAAACCCTATCGGCATCCCTGCCGTGACTGCAATCGATAATCATCTCTATAGCTTCACCGGTGCCTGGATTGATGCCAGCCAGCAGGCCCACAACGCCACCGCCGCTTTTCAGCACGAGATCGCATCAGACGCCTGGAAGAAGCTCGCCGAGTATCACGAAGCCATTCGCGGCGTCTTCAGCGTGCCGCTGGACGAGTATCGCATCTACCTCGCTGGAGGCTACAGTAGCGTGACAGCGGGATTCGTCGCCAAAGCCTGGATTTACGACCTGCGCACCCATCAATACAACGCGTCCACACCGATGCCACTGGCCGTGAACACCACCTTCGTGAGATGCGGCGAGTTCATCCACCTCCTCGGTGGCGAAGACCAGATGAAGCACCGCTCTGACACCTGCTGGCGCATACGTGCCAGCGACTTGCTGGCTGAGAAGCCGTGA
- a CDS encoding M81 family metallopeptidase, translated as MFKRVLFAGLFHETHTFLEGSTRLSDFTITCGSEMLRCSGDSSPMGGALDCARAFGWEIIPAADFRATPGAMVEDEVIEAFCHELFKRLPLAVDAVYLVLHGAMVTPSFDDVEGEILARLRARIGPDVPIFGVFDLHANFTQRMADLANCLVAYRENPHADARRAAQIAATLLQRCLTTRQVPRMFWQHPPLMWPPTGTATACEPMLSLEKMAREMESTREFWAVNVCAGFSFADMPDAGVSFVIATLGDEAQARAALQKLWDLAMTKKAEGNMTDASVNEVFAKLDLTSPGLTVLVEASDNIGGGAPGDGTGLLRALIERQTSNAAICINDPEAVRRLRTIAPGHKTTLTVGGRSSQLDAGPVSLTVELLRSGDGKFELEDKRSHLASMCGDHFDMGECAVVRHAGLTILLTSHKTPPFDLGQWRSQGIEPRDLSVIGVKAAVAHRHAYDPITQQMCWVDTPGPCTSQLKSLPFRKVRRPIYPLDEIR; from the coding sequence ATGTTCAAGCGTGTTCTATTCGCCGGCCTGTTTCACGAGACACACACGTTTCTCGAAGGAAGCACGCGCCTCAGCGACTTCACCATCACTTGTGGCAGCGAAATGCTGCGCTGCTCGGGCGACAGCTCACCCATGGGCGGAGCGCTGGATTGTGCGCGGGCCTTTGGCTGGGAGATCATCCCAGCGGCGGATTTCCGCGCCACTCCAGGAGCGATGGTGGAGGACGAGGTCATCGAAGCCTTTTGCCACGAGCTTTTCAAACGACTGCCGCTTGCGGTCGATGCCGTGTATCTCGTGCTCCACGGGGCGATGGTGACGCCCTCGTTTGATGATGTGGAGGGCGAGATCCTGGCGCGGCTGAGAGCCAGGATCGGCCCTGATGTTCCCATCTTTGGCGTCTTCGATCTGCATGCCAATTTCACCCAGCGCATGGCGGATCTGGCCAACTGCCTCGTCGCGTATCGTGAGAATCCTCACGCGGATGCCCGGCGAGCCGCGCAGATCGCCGCCACGCTGCTCCAGCGCTGCCTGACGACGCGGCAGGTGCCGAGGATGTTCTGGCAGCATCCGCCGCTGATGTGGCCGCCCACCGGCACGGCCACGGCATGCGAGCCGATGCTGTCACTAGAAAAAATGGCGCGGGAGATGGAGTCCACGCGCGAGTTCTGGGCGGTGAATGTCTGCGCAGGCTTCTCCTTTGCCGACATGCCGGACGCGGGTGTGAGTTTCGTCATCGCCACTCTGGGAGACGAAGCTCAGGCACGCGCCGCCTTGCAAAAACTATGGGATCTCGCGATGACGAAGAAAGCAGAGGGCAATATGACGGATGCATCGGTGAACGAAGTCTTCGCAAAGCTCGATCTCACATCACCAGGACTCACCGTGCTCGTCGAAGCCTCTGACAACATCGGCGGCGGCGCTCCTGGCGATGGCACGGGCCTGCTGCGTGCCTTGATCGAACGCCAGACCTCCAACGCGGCCATCTGCATCAATGATCCCGAGGCGGTTCGTCGGCTGCGCACGATAGCGCCAGGGCACAAGACCACTTTGACCGTGGGCGGGCGCTCCAGCCAGCTTGATGCCGGTCCCGTTTCTCTCACAGTCGAGCTGCTGCGCTCAGGCGATGGCAAGTTCGAGCTGGAGGACAAGCGCAGCCACCTCGCCAGCATGTGCGGCGATCATTTTGACATGGGTGAGTGCGCCGTCGTGCGTCATGCCGGGCTGACCATTCTCCTCACGAGCCACAAGACACCGCCCTTCGATCTCGGCCAATGGCGCAGCCAGGGCATCGAGCCACGCGATCTCTCCGTGATCGGCGTGAAGGCCGCCGTCGCGCACCGCCATGCCTACGATCCCATCACCCAACAAATGTGCTGGGTGGACACACCCGGTCCCTGCACCAGCCAGTTGAAGTCACTGCCGTTTCGCAAAGTCCGCCGTCCGATTTATCCGCTCGATGAAATAAGGTAG
- a CDS encoding aspartate aminotransferase family protein, whose amino-acid sequence MTDRYTHSRRLYERATQSIAAGVNSGIRKMEQPVPLYFQYGNGPRVWDVDGNEYIDFQIGQGALLYGHAPAGMADAIAAQARLGTHWAAQSELEIEVAERLQAMIPSAELVRFNNSATEVVLSALRLARGHTGRPLILKFEGAYHGWADEGLVGFCPPPDKWGDDESPTHLHPSHGVIPEVLDTFVVCRWNDPDHLRRQVEKYRGQIAAIIFEPIMCNTCCMEPVPGMIETIRELCDRDGILMIADETITGFRFGPGGAQKHFGFVPDLTILGKAIGGGVPFAALVGKQSAMKKVIDGTVVHAGTLNGNPLCLAASKWCLDHVLSLGDSHPETVIKLGQKLMSGLRALADQHGIPLRPQGPGPVFHAVMLKPGCAEGPVRDYRDYVRRQDAPRWAHLRRCLLEDGVRAIERGLWFVSLAHRETDVDEALEKASLSFAKHAVEWSAA is encoded by the coding sequence ATGACTGATCGCTACACGCATTCCCGTCGTCTTTACGAACGCGCAACGCAAAGCATCGCCGCAGGTGTGAACAGCGGCATCCGCAAGATGGAGCAGCCCGTGCCTCTCTACTTTCAATACGGCAACGGTCCGCGCGTATGGGATGTGGATGGCAATGAGTACATCGACTTCCAGATCGGCCAGGGTGCGCTGCTTTACGGCCATGCGCCCGCTGGCATGGCGGACGCCATCGCTGCGCAGGCAAGGCTCGGCACGCATTGGGCAGCGCAGTCGGAGCTGGAGATCGAGGTGGCCGAGCGCCTGCAGGCGATGATTCCCTCGGCGGAACTCGTGCGATTTAACAACTCCGCCACCGAAGTCGTGCTCTCGGCACTGCGCCTGGCACGCGGACACACTGGGCGTCCCTTGATCTTGAAGTTCGAAGGCGCGTATCACGGCTGGGCGGATGAAGGTCTCGTCGGCTTCTGTCCCCCACCGGACAAATGGGGCGATGATGAATCCCCGACGCATCTGCATCCCAGCCATGGCGTCATTCCAGAGGTGCTGGACACTTTTGTTGTCTGCCGCTGGAATGATCCCGATCATTTGCGTCGTCAGGTGGAGAAATATCGAGGACAAATCGCCGCCATCATCTTCGAGCCGATCATGTGCAACACCTGCTGCATGGAGCCCGTGCCGGGCATGATCGAAACGATTCGAGAACTGTGCGATCGCGATGGCATATTGATGATTGCCGATGAAACGATCACCGGCTTCCGTTTCGGCCCCGGCGGTGCGCAGAAGCATTTCGGTTTCGTGCCGGACCTGACGATTCTCGGCAAGGCCATCGGCGGTGGCGTGCCGTTTGCCGCGCTGGTGGGCAAACAAAGCGCCATGAAGAAGGTCATTGATGGCACCGTCGTTCATGCGGGAACCTTGAATGGCAATCCACTCTGTCTAGCGGCCAGCAAGTGGTGCCTTGATCATGTGCTGTCTCTGGGAGACTCGCATCCTGAAACCGTGATCAAGCTGGGGCAGAAACTGATGAGCGGACTTCGTGCTCTGGCTGATCAGCATGGTATTCCGCTTCGTCCACAAGGGCCCGGGCCCGTGTTCCATGCCGTCATGCTGAAGCCCGGCTGCGCCGAGGGACCGGTGCGTGATTACCGTGACTATGTGAGGCGACAGGATGCTCCGCGCTGGGCGCATCTGCGCCGCTGTCTTCTGGAGGATGGCGTGCGTGCCATCGAGCGCGGTCTGTGGTTCGTCAGCCTGGCTCATCGTGAGACAGATGTGGACGAGGCTTTGGAAAAGGCATCGCTCAGTTTTGCCAAACATGCCGTCGAGTGGTCAGCAGCCTGA